In the genome of Paenibacillus pabuli, one region contains:
- a CDS encoding AEC family transporter → MIADIMLEVVLPVFLLIAVGSWMQKVFKLDLYTLAKINFYCITPAAVFMSMYHSDMSGELLGTVTLFYALYVIILYIVGSVFARSLRMNKGMKAAFNNSIMLDNAGNYGLPINSLVFRGDPLASSIQALVMSLQSLLTFTYGVLSIQGAKLKGNYRAVIIGFLKMPVPYALLLGILFHMGNIPLPTFLSMPLTYAQQSMVAVALLTLGAQIVKYPIRLYRLDVYISTFLRLLIGPAIGISIVLLLGLQGIAAQALIIASGMPTGVNASILAEEYDNEPDFAAQTVLISTLLNIITITALISFAKTF, encoded by the coding sequence ATGATTGCAGACATCATGCTTGAAGTCGTCCTGCCCGTCTTTCTCCTGATTGCCGTCGGGTCCTGGATGCAAAAGGTGTTCAAGTTGGACTTGTACACCCTCGCCAAAATCAATTTCTATTGTATTACCCCCGCAGCAGTCTTTATGAGCATGTATCACTCCGATATGTCAGGGGAATTGCTCGGGACCGTCACGCTTTTTTACGCCTTATATGTAATTATTCTCTATATTGTGGGGTCTGTGTTCGCACGCTCGCTTCGCATGAATAAAGGCATGAAGGCCGCCTTCAACAACAGTATCATGCTGGACAACGCAGGTAATTATGGTCTGCCCATCAACTCTCTGGTGTTTCGCGGTGATCCACTGGCCTCTTCCATTCAGGCGCTGGTCATGTCGCTGCAATCCCTGCTGACTTTCACTTATGGCGTGTTGTCCATTCAGGGTGCGAAGCTCAAAGGCAATTACCGTGCAGTGATCATTGGATTTCTAAAAATGCCCGTTCCTTATGCACTGTTGCTCGGCATTTTGTTTCATATGGGAAATATTCCATTGCCAACCTTTCTGTCCATGCCGCTAACCTATGCTCAGCAAAGTATGGTCGCTGTAGCATTGTTGACACTCGGCGCCCAAATTGTAAAATATCCAATCCGCCTGTATCGCCTTGATGTGTATATTAGCACATTTCTGCGTTTGCTGATTGGCCCGGCCATCGGAATTTCCATTGTACTGCTGCTTGGTTTGCAAGGTATCGCTGCCCAGGCCCTGATTATCGCATCCGGTATGCCTACCGGAGTCAATGCGTCCATTCTGGCCGAGGAGTATGATAACGAGCCAGACTTTGCGGCCCAGACAGTTTTGATCTCGACGCTGCTTAACATCATTACGATTACCGCACTGATTTCGTTTGCGAAGACGTTCTGA
- a CDS encoding DUF4179 domain-containing protein translates to MKPIPNDEDQLWEQHLFREEPDADFTLEVMRKLEGVSMASAEDGNPFTKKASKSHWMRRTGIAAAAVMVLVGGAWFAFDHTAKSTKPTVNAVNQRLPNIPVPEEIRSGYLTDDYKRLKPLDLVINPKIQIVDQGYALKISDVLVDRSQIIIITEQSNPEGSKIPVVYPETGRIHITDEKGNRVASMAVDTRLGSGKYQRFVFQLNDDLPDHVFVRGELSYLKIPDYYNIDTGEITASNTTVDWSFQFNIDMTKAKSMAVEAPMNNTYTTPEGLKLDMTQLVRTPNGTRLDMNISLDDQLRAKVGEDWAKDMDIMYHIEIPETNEYRIFNGSRPNGRQAKIRFRDMSKLSENNAGQMKLSETWDPAFVTVDAKKIRFVLEGYTIPVLEEKSVEVDLEKMRKDAEIYTYVLQFEQYGDEILFSDFNYKPVWESYDKNNSLVLNGTGTFRNAFVGDRWVAVDSEGTEYPVEVVGYPDQPNSNGEYVADKLKMVIRGFYKENGTKFTLKRTVVNRDYRDVNWEVDLPSYTSLPWQK, encoded by the coding sequence ATGAAGCCTATTCCAAATGATGAGGATCAATTGTGGGAACAGCATTTGTTCCGTGAGGAACCGGATGCGGACTTTACGCTTGAGGTGATGCGGAAGTTGGAAGGGGTGTCCATGGCGAGCGCAGAAGACGGGAATCCATTCACGAAAAAGGCTTCCAAGTCCCATTGGATGCGCCGTACGGGAATCGCAGCGGCGGCAGTTATGGTCCTTGTGGGAGGGGCCTGGTTTGCTTTTGATCACACAGCAAAATCGACGAAACCTACGGTAAATGCCGTAAATCAGCGGCTTCCCAACATACCTGTACCAGAAGAGATAAGATCTGGTTATCTGACGGACGATTATAAACGTCTGAAACCACTTGATCTTGTCATCAACCCGAAAATTCAAATTGTAGATCAGGGGTATGCGCTCAAGATTAGCGATGTCCTAGTGGATCGTTCACAAATTATTATTATAACAGAACAAAGCAACCCTGAAGGCAGCAAGATACCGGTTGTTTATCCGGAGACGGGAAGAATTCATATTACAGATGAAAAAGGGAACAGAGTTGCTTCCATGGCGGTAGATACGAGACTTGGCAGTGGGAAGTATCAAAGATTTGTATTCCAGTTGAATGATGATCTTCCAGATCACGTATTTGTACGGGGAGAATTAAGTTATTTAAAAATCCCTGATTATTATAATATTGATACTGGAGAAATTACAGCAAGTAATACAACGGTGGACTGGAGCTTCCAATTCAACATCGATATGACCAAAGCCAAATCAATGGCTGTTGAGGCTCCCATGAACAATACCTACACCACTCCTGAGGGTTTAAAACTGGATATGACACAGCTTGTGCGTACGCCAAACGGGACCCGGCTTGACATGAACATTAGTTTGGATGATCAACTGCGTGCCAAAGTCGGAGAAGATTGGGCGAAAGATATGGACATCATGTATCATATCGAAATCCCGGAAACGAACGAGTATCGAATTTTTAACGGCAGCAGACCCAATGGCCGTCAAGCCAAGATCCGGTTCCGAGATATGAGTAAACTGAGTGAGAATAATGCTGGTCAGATGAAGCTTTCCGAGACATGGGATCCTGCTTTTGTTACGGTGGATGCGAAGAAGATTCGCTTTGTCCTGGAAGGTTACACCATCCCGGTGTTGGAAGAGAAGTCGGTGGAAGTGGATTTGGAAAAGATGCGTAAGGATGCTGAAATTTACACCTACGTACTGCAATTTGAACAATATGGAGATGAAATTTTATTTTCTGATTTCAATTACAAACCGGTGTGGGAATCCTATGATAAAAACAACTCACTTGTTCTGAATGGAACAGGGACGTTCCGAAATGCTTTCGTGGGTGATCGCTGGGTCGCAGTAGATTCGGAAGGAACAGAATACCCTGTTGAAGTGGTTGGTTATCCAGACCAGCCCAATAGTAACGGTGAATACGTTGCCGATAAACTGAAAATGGTCATCCGTGGTTTTTACAAAGAAAATGGAACGAAATTCACCTTAAAAAGAACCGTAGTTAACCGAGACTACCGTGATGTGAATTGGGAAGTGGATCTTCCGTCGTACACAAGCCTTCCTTGGCAAAAATAA
- a CDS encoding sugar phosphate isomerase/epimerase family protein, which translates to MNNPLRIGTLVGGHDAVRVIPQIMKHGFESFNLTFWQTTGDLDLAETAKRVREIVDEQGIVISAISVFGNPLTGAGDNADTLASWERVIDHAHLFGADIVSGFTGRLTNQPIDQSIPRFKEVFGELARRAADQGVRIAFENCDMGGTWQTGDWNIAHNPTAWEMMFDAVPAENIGLEWEPCHQMSSLIDPIPQLRKWANKVFHVHGKDATIAWDIVKEYGVHGPREFVWHRTPGFGDTNWSDIITILRQNGYQGTIDIEGWHDPVYKDELEMTGQVHALRYLKQCRGGDFVPNPV; encoded by the coding sequence ATGAATAATCCGTTACGCATAGGCACGCTCGTAGGTGGGCACGACGCAGTCCGCGTCATTCCACAGATCATGAAACACGGCTTCGAATCCTTCAATCTGACCTTCTGGCAAACAACAGGTGATCTGGACCTCGCCGAAACTGCCAAACGTGTCCGTGAAATTGTGGACGAACAAGGAATTGTTATCTCTGCAATAAGTGTGTTTGGCAATCCGCTCACCGGAGCCGGGGATAATGCTGATACACTGGCCAGTTGGGAACGGGTGATTGACCATGCCCATCTCTTCGGAGCGGATATCGTTTCCGGGTTCACCGGACGACTGACCAATCAACCGATTGACCAATCGATTCCACGGTTCAAGGAAGTGTTTGGAGAATTGGCACGCCGGGCAGCAGACCAGGGTGTACGCATTGCTTTTGAAAACTGTGATATGGGTGGTACTTGGCAGACGGGTGATTGGAACATCGCGCACAACCCAACAGCCTGGGAAATGATGTTCGATGCGGTTCCCGCTGAAAACATCGGATTGGAATGGGAGCCTTGCCATCAAATGTCCAGCCTGATCGACCCGATTCCACAGCTCCGCAAGTGGGCTAATAAAGTATTCCATGTGCACGGCAAAGATGCCACGATTGCCTGGGATATTGTCAAAGAATATGGCGTTCACGGTCCACGTGAATTCGTCTGGCACCGTACGCCCGGTTTCGGGGATACCAACTGGTCTGACATCATCACGATTTTGAGACAAAACGGGTATCAGGGAACAATCGATATTGAAGGCTGGCATGATCCTGTTTACAAAGATGAACTCGAAATGACCGGACAGGTGCACGCGCTAAGATATCTAAAACAATGCCGCGGTGGAGATTTTGTTCCCAATCCGGTATAG
- a CDS encoding mismatch-specific DNA-glycosylase codes for MIPDHLDYGLSILFIGFNPSITSGETGHHYAYKGNRFWRILERSGLTPRLYDAQEDGELLKLGYGFTNIVARPTRGMDDITKEEYAEGRQILRQKLEEYRPDIACFVGKGVYTQYSQRAKVEWGFQDDPIVKEIHEFVAPSSSGLVRMSMDEIVAIYSQLSDFVSEKNKED; via the coding sequence ATGATTCCAGATCATCTGGATTATGGTTTATCGATATTATTTATTGGATTCAACCCCAGCATCACGTCTGGAGAGACGGGTCATCATTACGCTTACAAAGGAAATCGTTTCTGGCGCATACTTGAACGTTCCGGATTGACCCCTCGTTTATATGATGCACAAGAAGATGGAGAATTGCTGAAGCTGGGGTACGGATTTACGAATATTGTGGCCCGGCCTACAAGAGGCATGGACGATATCACGAAGGAAGAATATGCAGAGGGACGGCAGATTTTACGGCAAAAGCTGGAGGAATACCGACCAGACATTGCCTGTTTTGTGGGGAAAGGAGTTTATACCCAGTACAGCCAGCGTGCCAAAGTGGAATGGGGATTTCAGGACGACCCGATTGTTAAGGAAATTCATGAGTTTGTTGCCCCGTCATCCAGTGGACTCGTGCGTATGTCGATGGATGAGATCGTAGCGATCTATTCACAGCTGAGTGATTTTGTATCAGAGAAAAACAAGGAAGACTGA
- a CDS encoding S-layer homology domain-containing protein: MNKWLLRTTLGVFLLSQLHTTAVSAQAAEKLFSDIDQASSWSLASITYLNELGITQGYDNGTYQPRKKITRQEVAELLVRALQLPANESTTELPPDVRASSWSANSIQRVQSQGLMGNPDEPFRPTDLVTREELLSIFVQATGAEGKGTAALPDGEVSDPISKQSIETSMEIGLLQGDGQKLALDRPTERQEIAVFLTRLIQALEEPKTREMELTIVNDSTVRIGAFKYPLTEEIQKLLTAANKQLLEGTTLKVTMTPDYKIKDIVDLTVPASKKNLIFDGGGLHITGNLIILGDELTIKNLSVDGKVLANGNAKNSLVFENAKIKGMELNTASKLTLTGTTSVDSLSVAQRAVKESEIILQQKSVINDIIVSDKQLVPDLVKDYSGNQGKIQLINGKPRDVQPTVSTGGASTGGSSGGSVSPSGPVVSAITKIQEVAETYKLPTQVSVRMPDGTTVSKAVVWSAPEGVEITNSEVSINEPGVYLFTGQVEGISEKSQLKLDVRLPLNLVLGAGNTGIVVTTAGETKTVSFTSEPDAQVTTSVKHASYLLEWSDENGSSSNVKLISTPGYASENVGNGWLITKTDDSAVINKEAISFEVKFNAPGTYSVQISAVKHQHHNY, translated from the coding sequence TTGAACAAATGGCTTTTGCGCACAACGCTCGGTGTGTTTTTGTTAAGTCAGCTTCATACGACTGCTGTCTCCGCGCAGGCTGCTGAAAAACTTTTCTCGGATATAGATCAAGCCTCCAGCTGGTCTCTGGCTTCAATCACGTATTTGAACGAATTGGGCATTACTCAGGGGTATGATAACGGGACATATCAACCGCGTAAAAAAATTACTCGTCAAGAGGTGGCTGAACTGCTTGTACGAGCTCTCCAGTTACCGGCCAATGAATCTACAACTGAGCTGCCTCCGGATGTTCGTGCAAGCAGTTGGTCTGCAAACAGCATCCAACGAGTTCAAAGCCAAGGACTGATGGGCAATCCCGATGAGCCGTTTCGGCCAACAGATCTGGTCACTCGGGAAGAACTATTGTCTATCTTTGTCCAAGCCACTGGAGCCGAAGGGAAAGGGACTGCCGCGCTGCCGGATGGTGAAGTAAGTGATCCTATCAGCAAGCAAAGCATTGAAACATCCATGGAAATTGGTTTGTTGCAGGGGGATGGACAAAAGTTGGCTCTGGACAGACCTACGGAACGGCAGGAAATTGCTGTCTTTTTGACTCGGCTGATTCAGGCGCTTGAAGAACCAAAAACGAGGGAAATGGAACTTACGATTGTAAACGATAGTACTGTCCGCATTGGGGCTTTCAAATATCCGTTGACCGAAGAAATTCAAAAGCTGCTTACCGCTGCCAACAAACAACTACTCGAAGGCACGACCCTGAAGGTCACAATGACACCCGATTATAAAATTAAAGACATTGTGGACCTGACGGTACCTGCGTCCAAAAAGAATCTGATATTTGATGGTGGGGGTTTGCATATAACGGGCAATCTGATCATTTTGGGTGATGAACTGACCATTAAAAACCTTTCTGTTGATGGAAAAGTGCTGGCTAATGGGAATGCAAAGAACTCGCTGGTGTTTGAGAATGCCAAGATCAAAGGAATGGAGCTGAATACGGCCTCCAAATTGACGTTGACAGGTACGACTTCCGTTGACTCATTATCGGTGGCACAAAGAGCGGTCAAGGAGTCCGAGATTATCTTGCAGCAAAAAAGTGTAATCAACGACATTATTGTTTCAGACAAGCAGCTCGTACCAGATCTCGTTAAGGACTATAGCGGGAATCAGGGCAAGATCCAGCTCATTAATGGGAAACCGCGCGACGTACAACCTACGGTTTCCACCGGTGGCGCATCGACTGGCGGCAGTTCTGGGGGGAGTGTAAGCCCATCTGGACCAGTAGTTTCAGCAATCACCAAGATTCAGGAGGTTGCTGAAACCTATAAGCTTCCGACACAAGTGTCTGTCCGGATGCCTGATGGCACCACCGTTAGTAAAGCTGTGGTGTGGAGTGCTCCTGAAGGCGTAGAGATCACGAATAGTGAAGTCAGCATTAATGAACCGGGGGTATATCTGTTCACGGGTCAGGTTGAAGGCATCTCCGAAAAATCCCAGTTGAAATTGGATGTCAGACTTCCATTGAATCTGGTACTTGGAGCAGGAAATACGGGCATTGTCGTGACAACGGCAGGAGAAACCAAAACGGTGTCCTTCACATCAGAGCCGGATGCTCAAGTAACGACAAGTGTTAAACACGCCAGTTATTTGCTTGAATGGTCCGATGAAAATGGCTCTTCCTCGAATGTGAAGCTGATCAGTACGCCAGGATATGCCTCCGAGAATGTAGGCAATGGCTGGCTCATTACCAAAACCGATGATTCTGCAGTTATCAACAAGGAAGCTATTTCGTTTGAAGTGAAATTCAATGCCCCGGGAACATATTCCGTGCAAATTAGTGCTGTGAAACATCAACATCATAATTATTAA
- a CDS encoding RNA polymerase sigma factor: MTQQIPEEELIQRIIAGDKQLFAVLVDRYKNKVFGILRGMGASHQDAQDLAQDTFLRIYRYLPTRREGSSFSSWVYTIAVNRMRDFMRQQKPVMTAVHTDLEQTNGETPEKHVLHKEMQHEIYRQMEQLPESYRLVLLLKYTNELSYEEIADITDMSAAQVRNALYRGKKTLKKQMERKGGLSTYEAYSK; this comes from the coding sequence ATGACTCAACAGATACCAGAGGAGGAGCTCATTCAGCGTATTATCGCGGGGGACAAACAGCTATTTGCTGTGCTCGTGGATCGATATAAAAATAAAGTCTTCGGCATTTTACGCGGCATGGGTGCGAGTCATCAGGATGCACAGGATCTCGCTCAGGATACGTTTCTCCGAATTTATCGCTATCTTCCCACACGAAGGGAAGGAAGCAGTTTCTCGTCCTGGGTATACACCATCGCTGTAAATCGGATGCGGGATTTTATGCGGCAACAGAAACCCGTGATGACAGCTGTTCATACGGACTTGGAACAGACCAATGGTGAAACGCCAGAGAAGCATGTGCTGCATAAGGAGATGCAGCATGAAATCTATCGCCAGATGGAGCAACTGCCGGAATCGTATCGGCTTGTGCTGCTGCTTAAATATACGAATGAACTGAGCTACGAAGAGATCGCAGATATTACGGATATGAGTGCCGCACAAGTACGTAATGCACTTTATCGAGGGAAGAAAACGTTGAAGAAACAAATGGAACGCAAAGGAGGTTTATCGACATATGAAGCCTATTCCAAATGA
- a CDS encoding helix-turn-helix transcriptional regulator: MLDLKALHENTRIDHKSHPFQLFQNRCWGMKTEECILYLHWHEHFELILMRKGSALFHIDSRPYVAQAGEVIIIPGGALHVGYALEEGDIHYDSVVLNSALFHDFTHDPVHLKYVAPYLEGKVRFPVKPAEHDMACQGYYSLLDEAIEEMASQPLAYQLVVKSKLHALFTLLARTFMPHQLSEKTRGSYFPNRERFKHLIEQIEAEPTEKISVTEAAGQVGLNTYHFCKMFKKLTGRTFVEYVNGCRMTKAEQLLQESSLTITEIAAQVGCENANYFTKLYKQYKGMTPSQGRLK; this comes from the coding sequence GTGTTGGATCTGAAAGCGCTTCACGAAAATACCCGCATTGACCATAAATCTCATCCATTTCAGCTGTTCCAGAATCGTTGTTGGGGCATGAAAACGGAGGAATGCATTCTGTACCTGCACTGGCATGAACATTTTGAACTGATTTTGATGCGGAAGGGCAGTGCCTTGTTTCATATCGACAGCAGGCCCTATGTGGCTCAAGCCGGTGAGGTCATTATCATTCCTGGAGGAGCGCTGCATGTCGGGTATGCTCTGGAGGAAGGGGATATCCACTATGATTCGGTTGTGCTCAACAGTGCATTATTTCATGATTTTACCCATGATCCCGTTCACTTGAAATATGTTGCGCCGTATCTGGAGGGAAAGGTCAGATTTCCGGTAAAACCAGCGGAGCATGACATGGCTTGCCAAGGCTATTACTCCCTGTTGGATGAAGCCATTGAGGAGATGGCCTCACAGCCGCTGGCCTACCAACTGGTTGTGAAGTCCAAGCTGCATGCTTTGTTCACACTGCTTGCCCGTACATTTATGCCACACCAGCTATCTGAAAAGACAAGAGGATCATATTTCCCCAACCGGGAACGATTCAAGCATTTGATTGAACAGATTGAGGCGGAGCCGACAGAAAAAATATCCGTTACCGAGGCAGCCGGTCAGGTGGGGCTAAATACGTATCATTTTTGCAAAATGTTTAAAAAACTGACCGGACGCACCTTTGTGGAATATGTGAACGGGTGCCGAATGACGAAGGCCGAACAGCTGCTGCAGGAGAGCAGCCTGACCATTACCGAGATCGCTGCCCAGGTTGGCTGTGAGAATGCTAACTATTTTACGAAGTTGTATAAACAATACAAAGGGATGACACCCTCGCAGGGGCGGCTAAAATAG
- a CDS encoding LacI family DNA-binding transcriptional regulator, whose translation MSRKVSIQSLADQLGLSKYAVSRALSGKTGVSEATRARVLELARALGYRQSTPGSSTVPTTIHTEQSEPPFALICMNQLNRGEPHYWQRVLSGMISACNERGWHHAIVSPSLGVADEHTPPERAIAPHLDWERCAGVIVMGAFPHAVLQRLAQTGRPIVLVDHQEPLLNCDTISHDNLEAGITVARYLMSMQCRRIGLITDDGRAASFAQRKIGIELALNHFHADSSRLTTFREWNIPYENGEWIDQLAATIKNMPADERPDAWIGVNDDIALQWMNKLQEMGFSTPGDCRVIGIDNVHAAATSSPPLTTVNLCKEELGQRAIEALQRRIERPGTPKETVMLSTSLIPRESA comes from the coding sequence ATGTCACGTAAAGTATCCATCCAGTCGCTGGCTGACCAGCTTGGATTATCCAAATATGCCGTCTCCCGCGCACTAAGCGGCAAGACAGGCGTCAGCGAGGCGACTCGCGCTCGTGTGCTTGAATTAGCTCGTGCCCTTGGATATCGCCAGAGCACCCCAGGCAGCAGCACTGTTCCAACTACAATCCATACAGAACAATCCGAGCCCCCATTTGCGCTCATCTGCATGAATCAGCTCAACCGGGGTGAGCCCCACTACTGGCAGCGCGTCCTCTCCGGCATGATCTCTGCCTGTAATGAAAGAGGATGGCATCATGCCATAGTATCTCCCTCTCTGGGAGTCGCTGATGAACACACGCCGCCAGAACGGGCAATCGCTCCCCACTTGGACTGGGAAAGATGTGCCGGGGTCATCGTCATGGGCGCTTTCCCCCATGCGGTCCTGCAACGACTGGCTCAGACAGGTCGTCCCATTGTGCTCGTGGATCATCAGGAGCCTCTGTTGAACTGTGATACCATCAGCCATGATAACCTGGAAGCAGGCATAACTGTTGCTAGATATTTAATGTCGATGCAGTGCCGCCGCATCGGTCTGATTACGGATGATGGCCGGGCTGCCAGCTTCGCGCAGCGGAAGATCGGCATCGAACTGGCTTTGAACCATTTTCACGCAGACAGCAGTCGGTTGACCACGTTCAGAGAATGGAATATTCCTTATGAGAATGGGGAATGGATCGACCAATTGGCTGCTACAATCAAAAACATGCCCGCTGACGAACGACCCGATGCCTGGATTGGTGTCAATGATGATATTGCCTTGCAGTGGATGAATAAGTTACAGGAGATGGGTTTCTCCACGCCAGGGGATTGTAGGGTAATTGGGATCGATAATGTGCATGCCGCCGCTACATCGTCCCCGCCTCTGACCACGGTTAATCTCTGCAAAGAGGAACTCGGTCAGCGTGCGATCGAAGCTTTACAGCGCAGGATTGAACGCCCAGGTACACCAAAGGAAACGGTGATGTTATCCACTTCCCTTATTCCACGGGAATCGGCGTAA
- a CDS encoding Gfo/Idh/MocA family protein, producing the protein MSHPYRVVVAGCGAMANTWVDYAMQRPDTEIVGLVDLYEQTAAALAARHGLSCPTFTDISEAIRATDANIVFDVTIPASHHGIAMTALQQGCHVFGEKPLAESFADCEDIVQTARRTGNIQAVMQNRRFDPRIRAYRQLISDGTIGQVGFAGADFFLGPHFGGFRDLMDSPLLLDMAIHTFDQARYILGANPVSVYCHEFNPPGSWYKGNAMALCIFEMSDGSVFNYRGSWCAEGVPTSWEASWRVTGEKGTAIWDGHDDIYAEVVSAQHLDAEGKPSFFQPCERIEGQLPVMEKTGHHGCLEDMFTALESGQLPETDCSDNQFSMAMVLASLESARTGQKVLIADLMRTV; encoded by the coding sequence ATGAGTCATCCTTATCGGGTAGTTGTGGCAGGCTGTGGGGCCATGGCGAACACCTGGGTCGATTACGCCATGCAAAGGCCGGACACGGAAATTGTAGGGCTTGTCGATCTGTATGAACAGACTGCCGCCGCACTCGCTGCACGGCACGGCCTCTCCTGTCCCACGTTTACGGATATCAGCGAGGCCATTCGGGCAACCGATGCCAATATTGTATTTGATGTGACCATTCCGGCGAGTCATCATGGCATTGCTATGACGGCGTTACAACAAGGGTGCCATGTATTTGGTGAAAAGCCGCTGGCCGAATCCTTCGCAGACTGCGAAGATATTGTTCAGACTGCACGCCGTACGGGCAATATTCAGGCTGTGATGCAAAATCGCCGTTTCGATCCACGCATTCGTGCTTATCGCCAGTTGATCTCCGACGGAACAATTGGTCAGGTCGGTTTTGCAGGAGCAGACTTCTTCCTTGGGCCGCATTTTGGAGGCTTTCGTGACCTGATGGATAGTCCACTGCTGCTGGATATGGCGATTCATACCTTCGACCAGGCACGATATATTCTCGGTGCCAATCCGGTCTCGGTGTACTGCCACGAATTCAATCCCCCAGGCTCCTGGTATAAGGGCAATGCGATGGCATTATGCATCTTTGAAATGTCCGATGGCTCCGTATTTAACTATCGCGGGTCCTGGTGTGCAGAAGGTGTACCTACTTCATGGGAAGCATCCTGGCGCGTAACCGGAGAAAAAGGAACCGCCATCTGGGATGGACATGATGACATTTATGCTGAAGTTGTCTCGGCACAGCATCTGGATGCGGAAGGCAAACCGTCTTTTTTCCAACCGTGTGAGCGGATTGAGGGGCAGCTGCCTGTCATGGAGAAAACGGGACATCACGGCTGTCTCGAAGACATGTTCACTGCACTGGAATCCGGGCAACTGCCTGAGACCGATTGCAGTGATAACCAATTCAGCATGGCCATGGTCCTTGCCTCCCTCGAAAGTGCCCGCACAGGGCAAAAGGTGCTCATCGCCGATCTGATGAGGACTGTATAG
- a CDS encoding glycoside hydrolase family 125 protein: MEQFRLPKIPMPHLELPQAVRDILTEAEERLQHRPRLLAQFRNCFPNTLETTKKLLDDGTTFVITGDIPAMWLRDSVEQVMHYVPLAKEDEQLQRIIGGLIKRHTFYADIDIYANAFNETANGWHWDANDETEMSPWVWERKFELDSLCFSMRLAYAYWRETELTDIFDERFKRVMQSIVSLWKTEQRHGEQSPYQFMRRNCPAHDTLRNEGLGMPVNYTGMIWSGFRPSDDACDFHYNIPANMFAAVTLRQMGEIARWVFRDEKLVSEMAHLEEEIRHGITLYGTYRHPEYGQIYAYETDGYGNFCLMDDAGTPGLMSIPYFEYASTEDIVYQNTRRFILSKENPFYYEGKAAKGIGSPHTPPGYIWHMALSMQGLTADNDKEMLEMIDLLENTDAGTGYMHEGFHSDDPNTFTRPWFAWSNSLFSQLVYKAMKKGIL; the protein is encoded by the coding sequence ATGGAACAGTTCAGATTACCGAAAATCCCCATGCCGCATTTGGAATTGCCGCAAGCTGTGCGGGACATTCTCACCGAGGCTGAGGAACGGCTGCAGCATAGACCCAGATTGCTGGCACAGTTCCGCAACTGTTTTCCCAACACGCTGGAAACGACAAAAAAGCTATTAGATGATGGAACAACCTTTGTGATTACAGGGGATATCCCGGCCATGTGGCTGCGTGATTCAGTGGAGCAGGTGATGCACTACGTTCCGCTGGCAAAGGAAGACGAACAGCTGCAGCGGATCATTGGGGGGCTGATCAAACGGCATACGTTCTATGCAGACATCGATATCTATGCCAATGCGTTCAACGAAACGGCTAATGGATGGCATTGGGATGCGAATGATGAGACAGAGATGTCGCCTTGGGTCTGGGAACGCAAGTTTGAGCTGGATTCACTTTGTTTCTCCATGCGGCTCGCCTATGCGTATTGGCGTGAGACGGAATTGACGGATATATTTGACGAGCGTTTCAAGAGGGTGATGCAGAGCATAGTCAGTCTGTGGAAAACGGAGCAGCGTCATGGTGAGCAATCGCCATATCAATTCATGCGCCGGAATTGTCCAGCCCATGATACGCTCCGCAACGAAGGATTGGGGATGCCGGTAAACTATACCGGGATGATCTGGTCCGGTTTCCGCCCAAGCGATGATGCATGTGATTTTCATTATAATATTCCGGCGAATATGTTTGCAGCGGTGACTTTGCGCCAGATGGGGGAGATTGCGAGGTGGGTTTTCAGGGATGAGAAGCTTGTCAGCGAGATGGCTCATCTGGAAGAAGAAATACGACATGGCATTACCCTATACGGTACTTACCGTCACCCCGAGTATGGACAGATCTATGCATATGAGACGGATGGTTACGGCAACTTTTGTCTGATGGATGATGCAGGTACCCCGGGACTTATGTCCATTCCATATTTCGAGTATGCTTCCACCGAGGACATTGTGTACCAGAATACACGCCGATTTATTTTGAGTAAGGAAAACCCGTTTTATTATGAAGGAAAAGCAGCCAAAGGCATCGGCAGCCCCCATACGCCACCCGGCTACATTTGGCATATGGCGCTGTCCATGCAGGGTTTGACCGCAGACAATGATAAGGAAATGCTGGAGATGATTGATCTGCTGGAGAACACGGATGCAGGCACCGGGTACATGCATGAAGGCTTTCATTCGGATGATCCGAATACGTTCACAAGGCCATGGTTTGCCTGGTCGAACAGCCTATTCTCGCAGCTTGTGTACAAAGCAATGAAAAAAGGAATTCTATAA